The window TCCctataaaatagatttacaaaaaataaaatgaaataaaaaataatgagttttattaaaatagatcACTTATTATAGGATTATTAAGAAGATGAGCCTTCTAAggaacatatcaaaataatttttcttctttttagtgttggttttttttttttttttgaagaaaaatcaatTGAAGAGCCATTTCATTTaaggaaagataaaaattaaaaaacatttaaggTAAGGTTGTCACACAAAGGCTGTTAAGTTACTGGGGTAAAAAAAGCATGATTTCGAGTTAAAAGTTCTTTCTCCCTCTTTGGAATGAGAACTACAATGATAAATACAAAAGGAATAGGAGAATTAGAAGGCCAAGTGCCTTGTTTTAGCTTGGAACACAATGAAATGGGGAAGGAGACGAGCAAGAGACGAGGAAATTGAGAAACACTAGTCTACTACGTTGTTTAATATGATGAAATTATATTGCTCATCatcctttaatttattttttcaaaaaaataagagatggtCAGGACTAGTTATATGCCTCTCAATAAGTATATTTGACTCACCACGTTTCCCGCAATACCACAATTTCTTAAAGTCTAAACGAACGAAAACTTGAACAGACTGCATAAATAGATCAACAGGAGATTCAAAATGCTCTCTCAAATGGAGAAATCCCCAAGAAAATCCAAAAGGCAAACAAAAATCTCTCACAAATATGAAATGAGTATGCCAAAATTGGAGCAACCTAACTATGATCTTGGCAATTAGGCCACTTCAATCTTCTTCATCAATAACCTTGGTGCCCAACCCCCCAAAACCCTCTGGAGGGACCTCTGTAACAGTGACCAGCGAATAAAACTCCTCCTTTGCGTCTTCTTCATCATTTCTCTTTCGTGCAATTCGGACACGAACTCTCCTGGGCACACTTCGAATCCCTCGGCTCCAGATATGCTTATTAAGCTTAACATCCACCCTGACATCAGTTGTCCCCATGGCCTTTTGGGCAAACTTCCTGATTTCCTTTATGGCTTTTGGAGCCTTCTTCTTAAAAGTGCTGCAAAAGGATTTGAAACATGTAAAAGCATCCAAAAGGCATTGCATTAGCTAACTGGGATAGAtttaaaaagaggaaaaaaaaaaacaaaaaagaacaagaagagatAGATTTAGCTAAGGTTAAAAGGCAGTCAGTATTCGTTGCAAATTTTGGTATACTTCTCTAGCATCCCTATCAAGTCAAAATAGCTCCTACTGCAGAATTAGAAATCAGGTAACATGAAACAGAGCACGCCCTGGATGGGCTACCTCTGAGTAACAACTCACTAGGCACACAAACATAAGCTTAAAGAGAAAGACTTGTCCATTGCAGAATGGTATGGCTCAATCGTTAGATATCTATACACATTGGCATTCCTGAGTATGTATACTCCAATGACTTTGTCAACAGATGACAACTTCCCAATCCACGTAGGTAAAATCCTACCACATATAAAGActctaaggcttcgtttgggaGTTTACAAAGGAATAGAATGGAGATTGGAGAGGGAAAATaatggaaaggaaaggaaagtaAATGAAAGGATTAGAATGAGTATAATGAATGGCAAGGGAGGAATGGAATATTCtaaaatacaattatattttttccattccaTTCCCTCTTCCCAAACAAACAAAGAAG is drawn from Juglans regia cultivar Chandler chromosome 5, Walnut 2.0, whole genome shotgun sequence and contains these coding sequences:
- the LOC108987912 gene encoding 60S ribosomal protein L31 — encoded protein: MVDKASKGRKEEVVTREYTINLHKRLHGCTFKKKAPKAIKEIRKFAQKAMGTTDVRVDVKLNKHIWSRGIRSVPRRVRVRIARKRNDEEDAKEEFYSLVTVTEVPPEGFGGLGTKVIDEED